The following coding sequences lie in one Hoplias malabaricus isolate fHopMal1 chromosome 14, fHopMal1.hap1, whole genome shotgun sequence genomic window:
- the rimkla gene encoding beta-citrylglutamate synthase B: protein MCSRVWFVTDRRISQEYPQVQILRALKERCVEDDVEFRYLLMDDIVLTIADGQLGLRVGQEVVTSYPQVAVVRVPTPWVQSDSDITVLRHLEKMGCRLVNRPQAILNCVNKFWTFQELAGHGVPLPDTYSYGGHDNFKKMIEEAEPLGYPVVVKNARGHRGKAVFLARDKHHLSDLCHLIRHEAPYLFQEYVKESHGRDVRVVLVGGRVIGSMQRCSTDGRMQSNCSLGGVGRLCPLSEQGKQLAVQVSNILGMDVCGIDLLQLNDGSFLVCEANANVGFIAFDQACGMDVAGIVADYALSLLPGRCLTRKMSLLSVVSSASETSSEPEVCIPTEVCIPSEVCIPPEVCPSVASCAIPDAMSTMSTSSTSSESEAELTEIGHPPSAADPAYNINSLLAKEIKLLTE, encoded by the exons ATGTGCTCCCGGGTGTGGTTCGTGACCGATCGGCGCATCAGTCAGGAGTATCCACAGGTCCAGATCCTGAGGGCTCTGAAGGAGCGCTGCGTCGAGGACGACGTTGAATTCCGCTACCTGTTAATGGATGATATCGTTTTAACAATCGCCGATGGACAATTAG GTTTGCGAGTGGGGCAGGAAGTGGTGACATCATACCCACAGGTTGCTGTGGTGCGTGTCCCTACTCCATGGGTGCAATCTGACAGTGACATCACGGTCCTGAGGCACCTTGAGAAGATGGGCTGCCGTCTGGTCAACCGGCCTCAGGCCATCCTCAACTGCGTCAACAAGTTCTGGACCTTCCAGGAGCTGGCTGGACATGGAGTCCCACTTCCTGATACTTATTCCTATG gtggccaTGACAACTTCAAGAAGATGATAGAAGAGGCCGAGCCCTTGGGTTACCCCGTTGTGGTCAAAAATGCTCGAGGACACAGAG GGAAGGCAGTGTTCCTGGCACGAGACAAGCATCACCTTTCCGACCTGTGCCACCTAATTCGGCATGAGGCTCCGTACCTGTTCCAGGAGTATGTGAAGGAGAGCCATGGACGTGATGTACGTGTGGTCCTGGTCGGTGGCAGGGTCATCGGGTCAATGCAGCGCTGCTCTACGGATGGACGCATGCAGAGCAACTGCTCCCTTG gtGGTGTGGGTAGGTTGTGTCCTCTAAGTGAGCAGGGCAAGCAGCTGGCTGTGCAGGTGTCCAACATCCTGGGAATGGATGTGTGCGGGATCGACCTGTTGCAGCTCAACGATGGCTCTTTCTTGGTTTGCGAGGCCAATGCCAATGTGGGCTTCATCGCATTTGACCAGGCCTGCGGGATGGATGTAGCAGGCATTGTGGCCGATTATGCCCTGTCCCTTCTGCCCGGCCGCTGTCTCACCCGCAAGATGTCATTGCTGTCTGTGGTGTCCAGCGCCAGCGAGACCAGCAGTGAGCCTGAGGTGTGCATTCCCACTGAGGTGTGCATCCCCTCCGAAGTGTGCATCCCACCAGAGGTTTGCCCATCTGTTGCTTCCTGTGCCATCCCCGATGCCATGAGCACCATGAGTACGAGCTCCACCTCTAGCGAAAGTGAGGCAGAGCTAACCGAAATAGGCCACCCCCCAAGTGCGGCTGATCCTGCCTACAACATCAACTCTCTCTTAGCGAAGGAAATTAAACTGTTGACTGAGTGA
- the zmynd12 gene encoding zinc finger MYND domain-containing protein 12 isoform X2, which translates to MTFIHNFTVNVTSFLRSGMSVTINPLASPKGQKKLCELCQKPAHLQCSKCRVAFYCDVAHQQADWNSIHHRVCELLIPIRAPTPFYSLQADRDHHQAQAQKRLEQLLELSYAAAQGQVLEGKYEEALPAAQLSLRCALDLYSSDAVKLVPAYLLLAEANVGLGSLTKAEGFLSQAEWAVMKTPGCSRMVLHKLHRSLGRLYTALGNYHSALLHFANDVYYASEELGLNSVETARGYFLMANVFLKQEKLEIANSLYSQVASTWHGHLTKLLESYKHKGTWREIDFDEAKRAEVHQMLTVMLEAQKQHAEMHRTFSHAQSTLLCHSLAMLWFLCNDHNEALDFAKKALEFSLQCEQNNLSECIQSLINEAEKHCSTQQTCETSH; encoded by the exons ATGACGTTCATCCACAACTTTACCGTAAACGTTACTAGCT TTTTGAGATCTGGGATGTCAGTCACTATCAATCCACTCGCAAGCCCCAAAGGACAGAAGAAGCTGTGTGAACTTTGTCAGAAACCAGCTCATCTCCAGTGCTCAAAGTGTCGAGTCGCCTTTTACTG tgaCGTGGCACACCAGCAGGCAGACTGGAACAGTATTCATCATAGAGTCTGTGAACTGCTGATTCCCATCCGAGCTCCTACTCCCTTCTACTCTTTGCAAGCAGACAGGGACCACCACCAGGCACAGGCACAAAAGAGACtg GAGCAGCTGCTGGAGCTTTCCTATGCTGCTGCCCAGGGACAGGTGTTAGAGGGCAAATATGAGGAAGCCTTGCCTGCAGCTCAGCTCTCACTGCGCTGTGCCTTGGACCTTTATAGCTCTGATGCTGTAAAGCTTGTACCAGCCTATCTGCTGCTCGCTGAAGCCAATGTGG GTTTAGGTTCTCTCACTAAGGCTGAAGGCTTTCTCTCCCAGGCAGAGTGGGCAGTGATGAAGACTCCAGGGTGCAGTAGGATGGTTCTTCATAAGCTCCATAGGAGCTTAGGTCGTCTGTATACAGCCTTAGGAAACTACCATTCTGCTCTACTACATTTTGCCAATGAT GTCTACTATGCAAGTGAGGAGTTAGGCTTGAACAGTGTTGAGACAGCAAGAGGGTATTTTCTGATGGCAAATGTCTTCCTGAAACAGGAGAAACTGGAAATTGCTAATTCCCTATACTCTCAG gttGCCAGTACCTGGCATGGTCACCTAACTAAGCTGCTTGAATCCTACAAACACAAAGGCACTTGGAGAGAGATTGACTTTG ATGAGGCAAAACGTGCTGAGGTGCATCAGATGCTGACTGTAATGTTGGAGGCTCAGAAGCAGCATGCAGAAATGCATCGCACATTCTCTCACGCTCAGAGCACATTGCTGTGTCACTCTCTGGCCATGCTCTGGTTCCTCTGCAATGACCACAATGAG GCGCTGGACTTTGCTAAGAAGGCCTTGGAATTTAGCCTGCAGTGTGAACAGAACAATCTGTCTGAGTGCATCCAGAGTCTCATAAATGAAGCAGAGAAACACTGCAGCACCCAACAAACAT GTGAAACGTCTCactaa
- the zmynd12 gene encoding zinc finger MYND domain-containing protein 12 isoform X3, protein MSVTINPLASPKGQKKLCELCQKPAHLQCSKCRVAFYCDVAHQQADWNSIHHRVCELLIPIRAPTPFYSLQADRDHHQAQAQKRLEQLLELSYAAAQGQVLEGKYEEALPAAQLSLRCALDLYSSDAVKLVPAYLLLAEANVGLGSLTKAEGFLSQAEWAVMKTPGCSRMVLHKLHRSLGRLYTALGNYHSALLHFANDVYYASEELGLNSVETARGYFLMANVFLKQEKLEIANSLYSQVASTWHGHLTKLLESYKHKGTWREIDFDEAKRAEVHQMLTVMLEAQKQHAEMHRTFSHAQSTLLCHSLAMLWFLCNDHNEALDFAKKALEFSLQCEQNNLSECIQSLINEAEKHCSTQQTCMVHH, encoded by the exons ATGTCAGTCACTATCAATCCACTCGCAAGCCCCAAAGGACAGAAGAAGCTGTGTGAACTTTGTCAGAAACCAGCTCATCTCCAGTGCTCAAAGTGTCGAGTCGCCTTTTACTG tgaCGTGGCACACCAGCAGGCAGACTGGAACAGTATTCATCATAGAGTCTGTGAACTGCTGATTCCCATCCGAGCTCCTACTCCCTTCTACTCTTTGCAAGCAGACAGGGACCACCACCAGGCACAGGCACAAAAGAGACtg GAGCAGCTGCTGGAGCTTTCCTATGCTGCTGCCCAGGGACAGGTGTTAGAGGGCAAATATGAGGAAGCCTTGCCTGCAGCTCAGCTCTCACTGCGCTGTGCCTTGGACCTTTATAGCTCTGATGCTGTAAAGCTTGTACCAGCCTATCTGCTGCTCGCTGAAGCCAATGTGG GTTTAGGTTCTCTCACTAAGGCTGAAGGCTTTCTCTCCCAGGCAGAGTGGGCAGTGATGAAGACTCCAGGGTGCAGTAGGATGGTTCTTCATAAGCTCCATAGGAGCTTAGGTCGTCTGTATACAGCCTTAGGAAACTACCATTCTGCTCTACTACATTTTGCCAATGAT GTCTACTATGCAAGTGAGGAGTTAGGCTTGAACAGTGTTGAGACAGCAAGAGGGTATTTTCTGATGGCAAATGTCTTCCTGAAACAGGAGAAACTGGAAATTGCTAATTCCCTATACTCTCAG gttGCCAGTACCTGGCATGGTCACCTAACTAAGCTGCTTGAATCCTACAAACACAAAGGCACTTGGAGAGAGATTGACTTTG ATGAGGCAAAACGTGCTGAGGTGCATCAGATGCTGACTGTAATGTTGGAGGCTCAGAAGCAGCATGCAGAAATGCATCGCACATTCTCTCACGCTCAGAGCACATTGCTGTGTCACTCTCTGGCCATGCTCTGGTTCCTCTGCAATGACCACAATGAG GCGCTGGACTTTGCTAAGAAGGCCTTGGAATTTAGCCTGCAGTGTGAACAGAACAATCTGTCTGAGTGCATCCAGAGTCTCATAAATGAAGCAGAGAAACACTGCAGCACCCAACAAACATGTATGGTGCATCACTAA
- the zmynd12 gene encoding zinc finger MYND domain-containing protein 12 isoform X1, translating to MTFIHNFTVNVTSFLRSGMSVTINPLASPKGQKKLCELCQKPAHLQCSKCRVAFYCDVAHQQADWNSIHHRVCELLIPIRAPTPFYSLQADRDHHQAQAQKRLEQLLELSYAAAQGQVLEGKYEEALPAAQLSLRCALDLYSSDAVKLVPAYLLLAEANVGLGSLTKAEGFLSQAEWAVMKTPGCSRMVLHKLHRSLGRLYTALGNYHSALLHFANDVYYASEELGLNSVETARGYFLMANVFLKQEKLEIANSLYSQVASTWHGHLTKLLESYKHKGTWREIDFDEAKRAEVHQMLTVMLEAQKQHAEMHRTFSHAQSTLLCHSLAMLWFLCNDHNEALDFAKKALEFSLQCEQNNLSECIQSLINEAEKHCSTQQTCMVHH from the exons ATGACGTTCATCCACAACTTTACCGTAAACGTTACTAGCT TTTTGAGATCTGGGATGTCAGTCACTATCAATCCACTCGCAAGCCCCAAAGGACAGAAGAAGCTGTGTGAACTTTGTCAGAAACCAGCTCATCTCCAGTGCTCAAAGTGTCGAGTCGCCTTTTACTG tgaCGTGGCACACCAGCAGGCAGACTGGAACAGTATTCATCATAGAGTCTGTGAACTGCTGATTCCCATCCGAGCTCCTACTCCCTTCTACTCTTTGCAAGCAGACAGGGACCACCACCAGGCACAGGCACAAAAGAGACtg GAGCAGCTGCTGGAGCTTTCCTATGCTGCTGCCCAGGGACAGGTGTTAGAGGGCAAATATGAGGAAGCCTTGCCTGCAGCTCAGCTCTCACTGCGCTGTGCCTTGGACCTTTATAGCTCTGATGCTGTAAAGCTTGTACCAGCCTATCTGCTGCTCGCTGAAGCCAATGTGG GTTTAGGTTCTCTCACTAAGGCTGAAGGCTTTCTCTCCCAGGCAGAGTGGGCAGTGATGAAGACTCCAGGGTGCAGTAGGATGGTTCTTCATAAGCTCCATAGGAGCTTAGGTCGTCTGTATACAGCCTTAGGAAACTACCATTCTGCTCTACTACATTTTGCCAATGAT GTCTACTATGCAAGTGAGGAGTTAGGCTTGAACAGTGTTGAGACAGCAAGAGGGTATTTTCTGATGGCAAATGTCTTCCTGAAACAGGAGAAACTGGAAATTGCTAATTCCCTATACTCTCAG gttGCCAGTACCTGGCATGGTCACCTAACTAAGCTGCTTGAATCCTACAAACACAAAGGCACTTGGAGAGAGATTGACTTTG ATGAGGCAAAACGTGCTGAGGTGCATCAGATGCTGACTGTAATGTTGGAGGCTCAGAAGCAGCATGCAGAAATGCATCGCACATTCTCTCACGCTCAGAGCACATTGCTGTGTCACTCTCTGGCCATGCTCTGGTTCCTCTGCAATGACCACAATGAG GCGCTGGACTTTGCTAAGAAGGCCTTGGAATTTAGCCTGCAGTGTGAACAGAACAATCTGTCTGAGTGCATCCAGAGTCTCATAAATGAAGCAGAGAAACACTGCAGCACCCAACAAACATGTATGGTGCATCACTAA